The following are encoded in a window of Lactobacillus panisapium genomic DNA:
- a CDS encoding ABC transporter substrate-binding protein/permease translates to MKSRNKWITVLLSVLLSFIIGSNFDFSQVEAKSNSGELKVAMEANYQPYNWTQTTNANGAVPIEGSNEYANGYDVKIAKIIGKQLHRKVVVVKTEWDGLLPALTSGKADLIIAGMSPTAERAKAINFSNAYRNSTFVVITKINSKYANAKTLNDFKGAKLTAQQGTSHYALIKQLKGAKRQPAMRDFAAMRQSLISGTIDGYVAEDTESTSFKMVDPDIKAIPISEMAGFKVSKEDSTTAIGIAKPNKQLLKEVNHVLGTIPNSQRTKLMTTAIKQQPKTDDKKKGKNGKSEPWLVSMWKQYGGMILNGIGMTLLLALVGTIAGFFIGLFVGIIRTIPTPTSQGKKWLLKIVNWLLAVYIEIFRGTPMMVQAAVIYYGIAQFWHINIDRTIAALVIVSINTGAYLAEIIRGGIISTPEGQFEAASALGMTHNQRMWHIILPQAIKNCLPSITNEFIVNIKDTSVLSIISVSELFFVGTTVASQTFKFFPTYLTISAIYLLLTFTTTRIFNLIEKHLQGSKNYNLMANQVQVGATKDTEANK, encoded by the coding sequence ATGAAGTCAAGAAATAAGTGGATTACCGTTCTGCTTTCTGTGCTGCTCAGTTTCATTATCGGCAGCAACTTCGACTTTTCTCAAGTTGAAGCAAAAAGTAATAGCGGTGAACTCAAAGTAGCTATGGAGGCCAATTACCAACCATACAATTGGACCCAAACTACTAACGCTAATGGTGCTGTTCCGATCGAGGGGTCAAACGAGTATGCCAATGGCTACGATGTGAAGATTGCCAAAATTATTGGTAAACAGCTGCACCGCAAAGTCGTAGTTGTCAAAACTGAGTGGGATGGACTGCTGCCAGCTTTAACTAGTGGCAAGGCCGACCTAATTATTGCTGGGATGAGCCCAACGGCTGAGCGGGCCAAGGCAATTAATTTTTCCAATGCATACAGAAACAGCACTTTTGTTGTTATCACCAAGATTAATAGCAAATACGCTAATGCTAAAACATTAAATGATTTTAAGGGTGCGAAATTAACCGCCCAACAAGGTACTTCGCATTATGCTTTGATTAAGCAATTAAAGGGCGCTAAAAGACAGCCAGCAATGCGCGACTTTGCGGCAATGCGCCAAAGTTTAATTTCAGGAACGATTGATGGCTATGTTGCCGAAGATACCGAATCAACTTCCTTTAAGATGGTTGATCCTGACATTAAGGCGATTCCAATTAGCGAAATGGCCGGGTTCAAAGTTTCCAAGGAAGATTCAACTACTGCTATCGGAATTGCTAAGCCAAACAAGCAACTGCTAAAAGAGGTCAACCACGTTTTAGGTACAATTCCAAATTCCCAGCGAACAAAGTTAATGACCACGGCCATTAAGCAGCAGCCAAAAACTGATGATAAGAAAAAGGGTAAAAACGGGAAGTCCGAGCCGTGGCTAGTTTCAATGTGGAAGCAATACGGCGGCATGATTTTAAATGGGATTGGCATGACCCTGCTCTTAGCCTTAGTGGGTACCATCGCCGGCTTCTTTATCGGCCTGTTTGTCGGTATCATCAGAACTATCCCAACTCCAACCAGCCAGGGTAAAAAATGGCTCTTAAAAATTGTCAATTGGCTCTTAGCCGTTTACATTGAGATCTTCCGGGGCACGCCAATGATGGTACAGGCCGCTGTAATTTACTATGGCATAGCCCAATTCTGGCACATTAATATTGACCGAACAATTGCTGCGTTAGTCATTGTTTCGATTAATACTGGTGCCTATTTAGCCGAAATTATTCGAGGTGGGATTATTTCAACACCCGAAGGTCAGTTTGAAGCAGCTAGTGCTTTGGGAATGACACATAATCAAAGAATGTGGCACATTATTTTGCCACAAGCAATCAAGAACTGTTTGCCATCAATTACTAACGAATTTATCGTCAATATTAAGGATACTTCCGTTTTGAGCATCATTTCTGTTTCTGAATTATTCTTTGTCGGAACAACGGTTGCCAGTCAAACCTTCAAGTTCTTCCCGACTTACTTAACCATTTCCGCAATTTACCTGTTGTTAACGTTCACGACTACCAGAATCTTCAATTTAATTGAAAAGCACCTGCAGGGTAGCAAAAACTACAACTTAATGGCAAACCAGGTTCAAGTAGGAGCAACAAAAGACACGGAGGCTAATAAATAA
- a CDS encoding DNA-3-methyladenine glycosylase, whose protein sequence is MNYTTYFTNQSTETISADLIGRPLTYRSNNQVLGGYIVETEAYLGVKDRAAHSYGGHRSPANEGLYGPGGTIYIYAQRQYFFFDVATRQKDEPQGVLIRAIEPIWGIEQMCLNRSGKSGIALTSGPAKMMQAFGIHDKKWDLHFLSDSPFTIDLNDRHRKNAQKIATSPRIGVNQSEREWANKKLRFYVAGNPYVSRMKKRDYRSDHGWK, encoded by the coding sequence ATGAATTACACAACTTATTTTACTAATCAATCAACCGAAACCATCAGTGCTGACTTAATCGGCCGGCCATTAACTTACCGCAGCAATAACCAGGTACTTGGCGGCTATATTGTCGAAACCGAAGCTTATTTGGGTGTTAAAGATCGTGCGGCACATTCATATGGCGGTCATCGCAGTCCGGCAAATGAAGGACTATATGGCCCCGGTGGAACAATCTATATTTATGCTCAAAGGCAATATTTCTTTTTTGACGTAGCAACCAGACAAAAAGATGAACCACAGGGAGTTTTAATTAGAGCAATTGAACCCATCTGGGGAATTGAACAAATGTGTTTAAACCGCTCAGGTAAAAGTGGCATTGCTTTAACCAGCGGACCGGCAAAAATGATGCAGGCATTTGGTATTCATGATAAAAAATGGGATTTACATTTTCTTAGTGATTCCCCTTTTACTATTGACTTAAACGATCGTCACCGCAAAAATGCCCAGAAAATCGCAACTAGTCCACGCATTGGTGTCAACCAGTCGGAACGCGAATGGGCTAACAAAAAATTGCGCTTTTATGTGGCTGGAAATCCATATGTTTCCCGCATGAAAAAGCGTGACTATCGCTCAGATCATGGTTGGAAATGA
- a CDS encoding DUF488 domain-containing protein has protein sequence MTKIKLVRVYAQDQPEGYRILVDRLWPRGKSKSVLHLDCWAKEIGPTTALRKWFNHDDNKFSEFRQKYLIELAENPAGAEFVKTVENKLQEQDVLFLYGAKDPLHNQAVILKEYVEGQIVNLH, from the coding sequence ATGACAAAAATAAAGCTAGTCCGTGTATATGCTCAAGATCAGCCGGAGGGCTACCGCATTTTGGTAGACCGTTTGTGGCCAAGAGGCAAGAGTAAAAGTGTGTTGCACCTTGATTGTTGGGCAAAAGAAATTGGACCGACAACCGCTTTACGTAAATGGTTCAATCATGATGATAATAAATTTTCTGAGTTTAGGCAAAAGTACCTGATAGAATTGGCGGAAAATCCGGCAGGGGCCGAGTTTGTCAAAACTGTCGAAAACAAGCTGCAAGAACAGGATGTTTTATTTTTATACGGAGCAAAGGACCCACTGCATAATCAAGCTGTGATTTTAAAAGAATACGTTGAAGGGCAAATAGTTAATTTGCACTAG
- a CDS encoding TerC family protein produces MAILKLYAPFFSANNWLHVLTSGKDWLIILTLILMECLLSVDNAVVLAAQTKVLPDKKQQEKSLFYGMWGAYIFRFIVIGIGTYLINFWEIKLAGSLYLFYLAIKYFYDQHHPQKAAAEEKAEEAKIASHRPKKGKHFLSLFWRTVISIEAMDIVFSIDSVLAALAVSSNPVVVLIGGMIGILCMRGVAEIIIKLMDIIPELQPMAYVLIGIIALKLLISLPPLHYELPNTVFAIIVFGVLLLTIAFHFIRIKKHGRKL; encoded by the coding sequence ATGGCAATTTTAAAATTGTATGCCCCATTCTTTAGCGCTAATAACTGGCTGCATGTTTTAACTAGCGGTAAAGACTGGCTAATTATTTTAACCTTAATTCTCATGGAATGTCTTCTTTCCGTTGATAATGCCGTTGTTTTGGCAGCACAAACTAAGGTTTTGCCAGATAAGAAGCAACAAGAAAAATCATTATTTTACGGCATGTGGGGTGCCTACATTTTCCGCTTCATTGTAATTGGAATTGGTACATACTTAATTAATTTTTGGGAAATTAAATTGGCTGGTAGTCTCTATCTTTTCTACCTCGCCATTAAGTATTTTTATGATCAGCACCATCCACAAAAAGCTGCAGCCGAAGAAAAGGCTGAAGAAGCCAAAATTGCTAGTCACCGCCCAAAAAAAGGCAAACATTTCCTATCCCTATTTTGGCGGACAGTTATTTCAATTGAAGCGATGGATATCGTCTTTTCAATTGATTCGGTTCTAGCAGCCTTAGCCGTCTCCAGTAATCCGGTCGTCGTTTTAATTGGTGGCATGATTGGGATCTTATGCATGCGAGGTGTAGCTGAGATTATCATCAAATTAATGGATATTATCCCAGAATTGCAACCAATGGCCTATGTTCTTATTGGGATTATTGCTCTAAAACTGCTGATTTCATTGCCACCTCTGCACTATGAATTACCTAATACCGTCTTTGCAATAATCGTTTTTGGCGTCTTGCTGTTAACAATTGCGTTTCACTTTATCCGGATTAAAAAGCACGGCCGCAAGCTATAA
- a CDS encoding NAD-dependent protein deacylase codes for MIDSQQLTELKADINAAKHITFLTGAGVSTHSGIPDYRSKNGIYDGVSESPETILSADTLYNRPEFFYRFVMDNMYFPEAKPNKIHQKIAEICNQKGELITQNVDGLDKKAGNKHVTEFHGSLYEIYCTKCHKSVTYAEYADSFRHKECGGIIRPGIVLYGEAINGDRLAQAVNAMQNSDLVIISGTSFVVYPFAQLLTYRQAGAKVWAINKTAIPANDISAIIGDALDVFSAL; via the coding sequence ATGATTGATTCACAGCAACTTACTGAACTCAAGGCAGATATTAACGCGGCCAAGCATATCACTTTTTTGACTGGTGCAGGCGTATCAACTCATTCTGGTATTCCGGATTACCGCTCCAAAAACGGTATCTACGACGGCGTGAGTGAGAGCCCCGAGACAATTTTAAGTGCAGACACGCTCTACAATCGACCTGAATTTTTTTATCGGTTCGTTATGGACAACATGTATTTTCCAGAAGCTAAGCCTAATAAAATCCACCAAAAAATTGCCGAAATCTGTAATCAAAAAGGTGAATTAATTACCCAAAATGTTGATGGTTTAGATAAAAAGGCTGGCAATAAGCACGTAACCGAATTTCACGGTAGCTTATACGAAATTTATTGCACCAAATGCCACAAATCAGTTACTTATGCGGAATATGCCGACTCTTTTCGTCACAAAGAGTGTGGCGGCATTATTCGCCCCGGAATCGTTTTATACGGAGAAGCAATTAATGGCGATCGGTTAGCTCAGGCAGTTAATGCCATGCAGAATTCTGATCTTGTTATTATTTCGGGTACTAGCTTTGTCGTTTATCCATTCGCTCAACTACTAACATACCGCCAAGCAGGCGCAAAAGTTTGGGCAATTAATAAAACCGCTATCCCGGCAAATGATATATCCGCAATTATTGGCGATGCTCTTGATGTTTTTAGCGCCTTATAA
- the asnA gene encoding aspartate--ammonia ligase, with translation MSLILPEDYQPTLTIRDTEAAIVFIRERFQEILGQKLNLQRMSAPLFVEKSTGLNDNLNGVERPVAFDAKDLPEDDTIEIVHSLAKWKRLALKKYGFGMHEGLYTNMNAIRRDEDLDNFHSIYVDQWDWEKIIAKKERTEDTLKETVTKIFAAIKQIEAECAARYPASTYRLPEKVHFVTTQELEDTWPDLSPEEREDKIAQKEKAVFIMKIGDKLKRSGEPHDGRAPDYDDWQLNGDLIFWYEPLDQKIEISSMGIRVSPESLHEQLKKADCLDREKLAFHKMLLDGKLPYTIGGGIGQSRLCMLLLAKAHIGEVQASVWPQEMIEQCQKHQMQIL, from the coding sequence ATTAGAGAAAGATTCCAAGAAATATTGGGTCAAAAGCTAAACTTGCAAAGAATGTCAGCACCGCTTTTTGTCGAAAAAAGCACTGGGTTAAACGACAATTTAAATGGGGTTGAACGTCCAGTCGCTTTTGATGCTAAGGATTTGCCTGAAGACGACACAATTGAAATCGTTCATTCACTTGCGAAATGGAAACGACTGGCCCTGAAAAAATATGGTTTTGGCATGCACGAAGGTTTGTATACTAACATGAACGCTATCCGCCGCGACGAAGATCTCGATAATTTCCACTCAATTTACGTTGACCAGTGGGATTGGGAAAAGATTATTGCTAAAAAAGAGCGGACAGAAGATACTCTAAAAGAAACGGTAACTAAGATTTTTGCGGCAATTAAACAAATCGAAGCAGAATGTGCGGCTCGCTACCCTGCTTCAACTTACCGTTTACCCGAAAAGGTGCACTTCGTTACGACCCAAGAACTAGAAGACACGTGGCCAGATTTAAGTCCCGAAGAACGTGAGGATAAAATTGCCCAAAAAGAAAAAGCCGTCTTTATTATGAAAATCGGTGACAAACTAAAACGCAGCGGTGAGCCTCATGATGGCCGGGCCCCTGACTATGATGATTGGCAATTAAACGGTGACTTGATTTTCTGGTATGAACCGCTCGACCAAAAGATCGAAATCTCCTCAATGGGTATTCGTGTCAGTCCTGAAAGTTTGCACGAACAACTGAAAAAGGCTGACTGCCTAGACCGGGAAAAATTGGCATTTCACAAGATGCTTTTAGATGGCAAACTTCCTTACACTATTGGCGGCGGCATTGGTCAATCTCGTCTATGCATGCTTTTACTTGCTAAGGCACACATTGGCGAAGTGCAAGCAAGTGTTTGGCCCCAAGAAATGATTGAGCAATGTCAAAAGCATCAGATGCAAATTTTGTAA